In the Roseovarius indicus genome, GTGTCGAGGATCAGATCGATCAGGTCTACATGGCAGGCACAGCAGACTTCATCTTCATCGATACCGCAGGGGTCGGTGCCGAATGGTCAGACGGCATCGCGGTGCTTGCGGACCACATTGTGACGCCCGTCATGCTGTCAACGTCTGATTTCGATGTCGGCGCGCAGACTGCTGATTGGTTTGAGAAACTGAAATCCCGTGTTGACGACCCCTCTAGCCTTCCGCGCCACCACGTCGTCCTCAACATGGTCGACCCGAAAACGACCCGTGCTGACGCCGCCCTGATTGAAGAAGCGCTCACCCGTTTTCCGGTGATTGAGACCGTCATGATGCGACGGAACACTTACAAGGAGATGGACCAGAAGGGGCTTCTCCACGCCTTGGCACTGGAAAAGCAAGCCGATCCGAATCCCCTGATGCGCCCACATGTACGTCATGTCGTCGAGGCGCTCGAGGAGGCGACGGACATCCTCAACAACATTCTTGCTGCGTGAGGACAGTCGATTGCGCAAGAAGATCCCGACCATCACCAGGCCCGACCCAGCCTACGCCGCCACCCTGCAACAAGGTGACCGCGAGGTTCCCGGGAAAGAGGATGAGGCACAGGTCACAGCAACCACGACAGGCACCCCAGCCACTGATGTTGACGCTGATCGGCACGAGTCAGACTGTGTGCCGGAAGGTGCCGTGGCGCCGCACCAAGTCACCGCGGAAAGCTCTGACCCGCATACCAGCCTGAGAGCTCCCGTATCGGCGCGCGCTTTGAACCCGACCCGGAAGATCGACATCAGGGTCAACGCACTCGAACGACAGGAAGCAGCGCTGCAAACTTGTGGTGTTGAGCCAGCACATGTGGTGCGTGCCGCCCTGCGCCGTGCAGTCAAAGACTGGCAACTGTCGCCGGTCTTCGCCCCAGTCGCGGAGGAGCGACGCACTCGAAACACGCGGTGGCAGGCCCGGACATCTCTGGCAGTCGATGCGACCAGCCTGGGTACTCTCCTCCGGGACCACGACCCCCTCGACGTCTTGAGTAAATGGGCTCTGATCCGCGGCCAAGTGGAACCACGCATATGGGGCGAGATCGACAAAATCTTGGAAGAAATTGCGGTTCGCGCTGCATCGCCGCATGAACCGTAAGATACCTATCTTAAAAGATAACTTGCATTTCGCCGGTGGATTTTCGCCCACCCGGAACGGTTCATCTTGCAGTTGCAGAAACCTAGTCCTAACACCAGCTAACAGGAATTTCAGACCTCAGTAGTGACGAATTGCGAGGTCCATTTAGGAGGAACGCATTATGAACACGAAGCCCCGCCTGACTGGCGAACCGATCATGCGCATCCTCTGCAAGACATCTGAAAATCTGGTTGGCTACCTTTACCAATGGAACAATGGTGACGTGCAGCCTGCCTGGTTCGACGGCGCCATGGCGGACGTTCGCTATGAACCATTCATTCAAGCGCCTGAACAAAACCCTGTCGATCCGAAGACCCCCAGACCGCGTCAGCAAGATCTGATGCACCTTGAAAAGGCCTAGCTCAAAGCCTCGCGTCGGTTTGTGGGTCATCCCATCTCGCAGGTCCTTTGAGCGATAGAGTTGACTTCTATACCTCAAAAGTGATCTAGGTATGAGTTATAGAAAGGATATCTATAACTCATGGCTTGGAACTGGACGCTGCCCGATTGGCCGGATTTCCGGTATGACGCCTCCGCTCTGGAGCCGTTTGAGCAGACGTTTCTGCTGTCGTCCGGAGAAATCCTCGGCGCGGTCCATCATGTCAGCCAGCCGGAGCGCGAGCAACTCCGCATCGAACTGCTCAGCGAGGAAGCGATGCAGACGAGCGCCATCGAGGGTGAAATCCTCGACCGGCTCAGTGTCCAGTCTTCGCTGCGCCGCCATCTGGGCCTCGATCCGGACAGCTACCCTGCCAAACCGCGCGAACAGGGCGTCGCGGAAATGATGGTCGACGTCTATTCCAGCTTTGCGGACACGCTGAGCCACGAGACGCTGTACCGCTGGCATCGGATGCTCCTATCCCATGACCGTCGGTTGGAAACCATCGGGGCCTACCGACAACACGCCGAGGCTATGCAAATCGTTTCCGGCCGCCTCGACCGGCCCACGATCCATTTCGAAGCGCCTCCCTCAGAGCGGGTCATACCTGAGATGGAGCGATACGCGGATTGGTTCAACAAGACCGGGCCGGGGGGAGCAGAGCCGCTTCCAGCGCTGACGCGCGCAGGGCTAGGCCACCTCTATTTCGAGAGCATCCACCCATTCGAAGACGGCAACGGCCGCCTGGGTCGCGCCCTCGCTGAAAAGTCGCTGGCGCAGAACATTGGCCAGCCAACCCTCATCTCGCTCGCCTTCACCATCGAGAAGGAGCGCAAGGCATACTACGACCAGCTCGAGCAGCATCAAAAAACGCTCGACGTGACCGATTGGCTCGTCTGGTTCGCGGAAGTTGTCTTGAAGGCTCAACAGGCAACACTTGACCGCGTCGGCTTCTTCATCAGCAAGGCACACTTCTACGATCGTCACAGAGACCACTTGAACGAACGCCAGGCCAAGGCCATCGCTCGAATGTTTCGGGAAGGCCCTGGCGGTTTCAAAGGCGGCCTCAGCGCCGACAACTATCTCAAGATCACCGGAACTTCACGTGCAACCGCAACCCGCGATCTGCAGGACCTGGTCGAGAAAGGTGCGTTCAGCCGAACCGGTGAGCGACGCCATACGAGGTACTGGTTGAAGCTCAGATCTGAAGGTCTGTTCAAGAAATGATATCTGGAGATTATGGAGCTACCGTTCAATCAACAACGAGTACCGCCTCTACCGCCTCTTTCTCGGTCTCACAATGCGTGGGTTGAAGCCGTCCATTTCGCCATGCCCAAACTGTAAAGCCAGTCTTGGCCCGCTTATGCACGGTACCATTCTGTATTTCGACGTGCCCCTCAGACACGAGCCGGAGCACCACACGCTTTCCAGCTTCCGCTCCATCAATCTCAAAAAGTTTCGAAGCTGAAGCCTCTACAAGCAAGTGGTCTCCCTTGGTGTCTATTACAACTACAGCCTTATCAACCCATACAAGGAAATCCGGCCAATAGGCCTTGCCCTCGTGAAGAAGGGGAAGAGAGTAGCCGCTGCCGACCGGGTTTCGCGCCCAAACCCGCTGCGTTCGATCAAGAGCGCGCGCGAATTTTGCTTCAAGCGGGTTCAAGCCCGAATACTTTCCGTGGAGTGAGCGCTTGAACTCCTCATTGGAGTTCGGATCGATAGCCACCGGGCCGACAGAATAGGGACTATCTACATCGTTCTGGAAGATGACCGAGTGCTGGATATACGCGGCAACTACTTCTTGAGCTTTGGTGCGCAGGTGATCCGCCGCAGGACTGCTCAGCTCAATCATCGCATCGAACTTTGGCTCCTCGATATCCACGAGGTTCACAGGACCCCCTGCCCTTCGAAGGCCGCCAGGATAGCTCCGCAGAATCTCTCGCCGGAAGACAGAGCGCGCCGTGACGCGGTTTGAATGTTCGACATCAACCCACTCAAACTGAGCGTCGGATTCTTCCCCTACCTTTTGAAGCACCTGCATCCGGCTTCCTTGACCCACAGTATTTTGGGCGTCCGAACGAAAGTCCATGATTGATTTGACGATGCGCGAAATTGGTTCCAGAGCGCGACTGCTCTCGATTCCAACCGTAGGAATGGTTCGCGGAGGTTGGGGGTCTATCCGATCGCGCTTACCGCGCGTCTTTTCATCCTTCACCACCAGCGCAATAGAGGGGTGCTCAGAGGCCAAGTCTTTGCGGATATCCCTCAGAATATCGTCAAAGACCCCCCTCTCATCCGTTCGGATGTGGAAGTGCGCCGTGTTCAGGATTGGGTCGTTGTAGTGCACAGCCCCTGGCTGGCGCAGAACCCGGCCTATTACCTGAGTGATTTGCCGCGCCGAAGCCATTTCCTTGTCGATGTAGGCAAAGCAGCAAGCGGGATCATCCCAGCCTTCCTGGAGACCAAGATTGAAAATGACATGCTCATAGTCTCCCGCCGTGAAGCGAGCATAGTCCTTCTCTCCGCCGTCAAACAGGTGCATTTCAGTAGGCTTGGGGGAGTCCTTCGAGAACTTGAGCTGGCAGTAGACTGCTATCTTCTCTGGCTTGATTTTGGCTACCTCAACAAGGTGACGCCAAATGAGAATGGGACGTGCCTGCCGGTCCTTGAACGGTCTCTTCAAATCCTCAGCGATGGACATCCCATCGACAGTGTTCGTTGAACAAACGTAGATGGCCTTCGGCGTGAAGGGGAGCTTGTGATCCCTTGTAACTTCCTGCGCGATCTTCAGGTCTGCAAGCAAGTTATCCAAGGCTGGCTCGAGAGGCGTAATATAGCCGTCGATTGAGATACGCTCTTTTACAAGTCCCGAGAGCACAACTTCTCTGCTCGAGACTGACGTTGAAAAGTCCTCGTCCTTCCAACCCTTATCATTGCGAAGCCGCCCCATGACATTGTTGAGGCGCGGCGGCAAGGTAAGCGTCGCGCTCGCAACGATGAGCGCATCCGGTGACAGTTCCAGCAGCCTTTCAGACTGCAAGTCCGAGAGATTGTGGCCTTCATCATACACGATGATGAGCGGACGCCTTTGTCCCTTCTCGGTTCGGCGCTTCTTCAGCTGATCCCAAAGAGACTCTTCCGCAAGGTCGAGCTGGGCCCGATGCACTTTGCGGTCTTCGCTCGAGCTATCCTCGACAGCGAACTTGCCGACTGTCGCCACCAAGAGAACGGGCGTGTCGGCGCTCGACAAATGATCGGGAGCGACTTCAAGAAGCGGCACGATGTTGAAGCCGGAAAGGTTGTCGGCGTACTTGCCCGAGGAGAGATTCTCGAAAGTCTGAGAGACCACCACCCTTCCCTTCGATATCCACAGGACAACAGGGGCCACACCGAGCCCATCTCGCATCTGCGAAACCGCATCCGCTAGCATTAGCGTCTTGCCGCTGCCGGTGATTGCAACCAGCGTCTGAAGAAAAGGGATCGTCGTCGTTCGATCCACCATTAAAGGGTTAGCTGAATAGTCAAAAAATCGTTGGGCAATCTGGCTTGATGCCCGTTCTTGAAAATCAATGAGCTCCATTAAGCGCGCTCGTCCTCGTTATTGTATTCGTCGTTCTCGTTCAGGCCGAGGTCCGCCAGAATCTTGTCCGGAATTTTCCAGAAGCGAACGTTAGGAGACTGGAACATCTCGTAGCGAGCGTAAACATGAAATGGCGGCTCAATACTTGCCTTCTTTGCCTCTAGGGCAACCTTCTTATAGGTGTCGAGGCTCAGAGAGCCAACCGGCCCACCATTGTCCCAGATGAGGAAGTATCCCTCTTCATTCTGATCGAGACCGACCAAGTACTGATAGCTCTCGTCATCTACACGCTTCAGGCTTGGTGCTGAGCGCTTATGGTTCTCCCAGTGCGACGTGAGCACAACGTCAATGAGCTCGTCTCGCTGCATGGTGAGAACGGTCTTGGCGTCGATAGTCTTGGTAAGAAGGCGATATTCAAAGCCACCGCCGAGCGGCTTTGCCTTCTTCCCATTTGGCCGCTTGCCTGTGACGGCATTGTGCAAGCGTTGCCAGGTGAGGGTTCTAGCATATTTGTCGCCGTTCTCAGGAGCACCTTGTTCAATAAGGATAAAGCGGCGGTCTGCCTCGAGCTCCATGTTGAGCTCCAGAACGGCATGTCCGGTTGAACCGGATCCCGCATAGGGGTCGAGCACAAGTCCATTGTCCGGACACCAGATCTGAATGATTTTCTTGAGCAGACGGAGCGGCTTAACAGTATCGAAGGCGTGACCCTTGCCTACAATCTCATCAAGCTCTTTCTTGGCCATGTCCGAGTGACCTGACTGAGCGTGAGGCCACGTCACTGACCCCACGTCAGCAGGAGTCTCATAGAACTCCTCATCCCAGAATGTTGTAGGGATCATGCCAGCGCGGACGACATCAATAGGCGTCTTGAGACGAGGACGCCCTGCCCCCGGCCTTCTCTTCCTATCATCACGGAAGAACAGCTTCGGCCAGTTACCCTTCTCCCGACGCTCAAGCGCTTTCTTCGCTGCAAGTTGAACTACTGGGTCGCTCGCAGGATTATAGCCCTCAAGTGCAACGCTACTCCCAGAAAGGACAAGAGCGTTGCCCCGGCCATCGCCGAGGTCTTTCTCGACATACGCGACACCCCATTCTCGAAGATGCTTCTTCGCTTCGGCTTTAGTGAAATTTACCCAGTGGGCACGAGCCTCAGGAAGGTTTCCGTCATACTCGTACTCGCCATTCGGGTAATGAAGGTTGCCAGTGAAGGGCGATTGGATCGCGTAAGCTGTCTTTTCCCGATTTTGCCGTGCTGAGGGGTCAGTTGGAATCCAATCCCCACTATCGTCTCCATCAATATTCTTCGACCCAGACCGATCAATAGGCAACAGATCCATTTTCGCCAGCCCTTTATCTTTGGCGTAGACGAGAACGTAGTCAGTGGTCTTAGAGACAGATTTTCCACCTTTGGGAGAGTACGCCTTCTGCCAGTTAATAATGGCAAGCCGGTTCTTCTCCCCGAAGACTTCATCCAGCATCATCCCCAAGTGGAAGAGCTCGTTGTCGTCGATGCATATTGCAAGAACACCAGAAGGTTTCAGCATCGCCTTCATGATTTGAAGGCGCGGCATCATTGCCTTGATCCACTTGGTGTGACGCGACCCATCTTCGCTGGACACAATCGTCCCAAGTTCGGGGTCGTTCGGGTCGTTGTCCCAACGGTCGTTGTAACGGAAGTATTGCCCAGTGTTGTACGGAGGGTCGGTGACGATTAGGTCTACCTGCCCGCGGTACTTGTAGAGCGTTACCATGGCTTGAAGGTTTTCACCCTCGATGAGCATGTTCTTTGATTGCGCTTCAGGCGAACCGACATGGAGCTTGGGCTCCCGGCGTGTCTGACGAGGACGGACCTTCTTGGCAATCTGCATTGCTGAGCGCTTCCCATGGAAGCTCAGGGCAACGCCGCTCGTCATCATGCTTTTTGCGAGGCGCTCTAGCTCCTCGCGAGTGAGTTTTGAGAGCTCTGCCTCGAAGTCAAATTCCATATCTAGATACCGCTGGGCTCATCGCGTTGTTCTTACTATGTTCTCATTAATCAGATCTAAACGCATTTACAACTTGCGAGTAGAGGAAGTGCGTTGCTCAGGCCCGTTTGCGGCCACCCTTGTCCGGAGCTTGTAGCCGAAGAAGCTTCTCCAGATCGAGGCGAAAGACCGTGTGAATTGGGCATTTCAACGACGAGGCTCACCTACGTCAAGTACGTCAACATTTCCATCACAATCAGCGGTGCCCATAAAGACGACCGAATTCCGGGTCGTTTCTGATGAGTTCCCGAACGCTTGATACCCCCTCCGATTCTTCGTCGCCGCAAGCTTCATGAGCGCGTTGACCGCCCTGCCCTCGTCCTCATGCTGTTCGATCAGCATCTGCCCTCGAAACCCGATACGGCCCCATTCCCGCACGAGGCATGCGCCGCCAAACAGGTCTGGCTGAACGCTCATTCGATAGAAGCGCCGCATGTTGAGAGACGGGTCGATCCGCTTGAGATCGACCGTCGTCGGGAACACTTCCATTTGCTGCGATATGTCGAACATGTTGTTGGCGCCTCTCTCCAGACCACAATATCAAGCGCTCTTCGACGTTTCCACAATGTTCTGTCCCGGATTGAAGTCGGGGGCTCACGCCCCCTTCTCGAACTTCATGACCGGGATGCCAAGCTTCTTGGCCTTGTCGGCGAGGTTTTCCTGGATACCGGTTCCGGGGAAGACAAGAACCCCGACCGGGAGCACATCCAGCATCGCGTCGTTGCGCTTGAAGGGCGCGGCCTTGGCGTGCTTGGTCCAATCAGGCTTGAAGGCGACCTGCGTCACGCTGCGAGCCTCGGCCCATTTGGCGGCGATGAGTTCTGCGCCTTTGGGGCTGCCACCGTGCAAAAGGACCATGTCGGGATGCTTGGTCCGGACCTGGTCGAGCTTACCCCAGATCAGGCGGTGATCGTTGAAGTCGGTCCCACCGGTGAGGGCGACTTTGGGGCCTGCGGGGAGCATACCTCGGTCTCTGCGCGGCGCTTGGCGGCCAGGAAGTCGCGGCTGTCGATCAGGGCGGCGGTCATGTGCTGACGGTTCACCATCGATCCGGTGCGGGGGCGCCAGGCTGATCCCGTGTGCTGGACAAACTCGGAGGCGGCGTGATCGCGCATCATGTCCATGCAGTTGCGCCGTTCGATCAGCGTCAGGCCTTCGGCCGTCAGGCGCTCTAGCTCGACGGATTTCACCTCGGAGCCGTCCTGCTCGCGTTGGAGGCGACGCTGCGCCTGTTCGTTCTCATCGAGCGACCGCTCGATCCGGGCCGTGGCGCGGTGGAAGAGGTTGACCTGGCCCCAGAGAACTTCTTCGAGGTCGGGTTCCATGCGGGTGTCTTCCAGGGTCGCGACGAGGGCGTCGAAGATGTCGGCGACGGCGACCGCGAGGCGCTGCCCATCGGGCATAGGGCGCGGATCGGGCTCGTCGAAGGGGCGGTAGCCATAGAGCTGCAGTTCGTC is a window encoding:
- a CDS encoding ParA family protein; translation: MPNENLVVIAAMARKGGSGKTTLSRALISAAIAAGRRVMLIDTDSTRVLGAWHARAEAGGLSSPLLCSATVESVAGVEDQIDQVYMAGTADFIFIDTAGVGAEWSDGIAVLADHIVTPVMLSTSDFDVGAQTADWFEKLKSRVDDPSSLPRHHVVLNMVDPKTTRADAALIEEALTRFPVIETVMMRRNTYKEMDQKGLLHALALEKQADPNPLMRPHVRHVVEALEEATDILNNILAA
- a CDS encoding Fic family protein, whose translation is MAWNWTLPDWPDFRYDASALEPFEQTFLLSSGEILGAVHHVSQPEREQLRIELLSEEAMQTSAIEGEILDRLSVQSSLRRHLGLDPDSYPAKPREQGVAEMMVDVYSSFADTLSHETLYRWHRMLLSHDRRLETIGAYRQHAEAMQIVSGRLDRPTIHFEAPPSERVIPEMERYADWFNKTGPGGAEPLPALTRAGLGHLYFESIHPFEDGNGRLGRALAEKSLAQNIGQPTLISLAFTIEKERKAYYDQLEQHQKTLDVTDWLVWFAEVVLKAQQATLDRVGFFISKAHFYDRHRDHLNERQAKAIARMFREGPGGFKGGLSADNYLKITGTSRATATRDLQDLVEKGAFSRTGERRHTRYWLKLRSEGLFKK
- a CDS encoding DEAD/DEAH box helicase produces the protein MELIDFQERASSQIAQRFFDYSANPLMVDRTTTIPFLQTLVAITGSGKTLMLADAVSQMRDGLGVAPVVLWISKGRVVVSQTFENLSSGKYADNLSGFNIVPLLEVAPDHLSSADTPVLLVATVGKFAVEDSSSEDRKVHRAQLDLAEESLWDQLKKRRTEKGQRRPLIIVYDEGHNLSDLQSERLLELSPDALIVASATLTLPPRLNNVMGRLRNDKGWKDEDFSTSVSSREVVLSGLVKERISIDGYITPLEPALDNLLADLKIAQEVTRDHKLPFTPKAIYVCSTNTVDGMSIAEDLKRPFKDRQARPILIWRHLVEVAKIKPEKIAVYCQLKFSKDSPKPTEMHLFDGGEKDYARFTAGDYEHVIFNLGLQEGWDDPACCFAYIDKEMASARQITQVIGRVLRQPGAVHYNDPILNTAHFHIRTDERGVFDDILRDIRKDLASEHPSIALVVKDEKTRGKRDRIDPQPPRTIPTVGIESSRALEPISRIVKSIMDFRSDAQNTVGQGSRMQVLQKVGEESDAQFEWVDVEHSNRVTARSVFRREILRSYPGGLRRAGGPVNLVDIEEPKFDAMIELSSPAADHLRTKAQEVVAAYIQHSVIFQNDVDSPYSVGPVAIDPNSNEEFKRSLHGKYSGLNPLEAKFARALDRTQRVWARNPVGSGYSLPLLHEGKAYWPDFLVWVDKAVVVIDTKGDHLLVEASASKLFEIDGAEAGKRVVLRLVSEGHVEIQNGTVHKRAKTGFTVWAWRNGRLQPTHCETEKEAVEAVLVVD
- a CDS encoding site-specific DNA-methyltransferase, encoding MEFDFEAELSKLTREELERLAKSMMTSGVALSFHGKRSAMQIAKKVRPRQTRREPKLHVGSPEAQSKNMLIEGENLQAMVTLYKYRGQVDLIVTDPPYNTGQYFRYNDRWDNDPNDPELGTIVSSEDGSRHTKWIKAMMPRLQIMKAMLKPSGVLAICIDDNELFHLGMMLDEVFGEKNRLAIINWQKAYSPKGGKSVSKTTDYVLVYAKDKGLAKMDLLPIDRSGSKNIDGDDSGDWIPTDPSARQNREKTAYAIQSPFTGNLHYPNGEYEYDGNLPEARAHWVNFTKAEAKKHLREWGVAYVEKDLGDGRGNALVLSGSSVALEGYNPASDPVVQLAAKKALERREKGNWPKLFFRDDRKRRPGAGRPRLKTPIDVVRAGMIPTTFWDEEFYETPADVGSVTWPHAQSGHSDMAKKELDEIVGKGHAFDTVKPLRLLKKIIQIWCPDNGLVLDPYAGSGSTGHAVLELNMELEADRRFILIEQGAPENGDKYARTLTWQRLHNAVTGKRPNGKKAKPLGGGFEYRLLTKTIDAKTVLTMQRDELIDVVLTSHWENHKRSAPSLKRVDDESYQYLVGLDQNEEGYFLIWDNGGPVGSLSLDTYKKVALEAKKASIEPPFHVYARYEMFQSPNVRFWKIPDKILADLGLNENDEYNNEDERA